A stretch of Leptospira andrefontaineae DNA encodes these proteins:
- a CDS encoding LTA synthase family protein, with protein sequence MIKRLPSNLRIILFYSFCFLILLTIFRFALLFIYISKLGNSPIGEVIISFLIGIRFDLCVISIVIGLSWILSSFHYPNRWKIYRYIWGILPIPLFLWMTGHLIGDTIYFGEADKHLGYEGFVFLGKDLLILIEAAVKNDTLKVILGLIGIFIGLPTLIYLFIKYNGYEYSSENKTRELAQVPISIILLLLLFRGGTQSRPLRSTEAIHSENPFLNQLPLNGVFTTIMDLKSKSILPELEMSKEESIRIVQKEIDYPGAKFIDPEYPLLRETLETRKETPPNIVLILLESWTGKFLKPNGDGIVGGKELAPNFNSLTKEGRYFPRFFATGGRTVNGLMSVLTGIPDRPGITVVRTHQVLGNFGGLGSLLKTLGYSTYFVHGGDVGFDNMSFLFPHWGFDTIIGKEEIEKTGKYKSGAWGFYDGDVLEELHATIAKAKQPFAAVSLTLTTHYPYQVPEIGENPYPETMKDSDYFNTYAYSDKSIGKFMEKAKKSPYFQNTIFIFVADHTHHRDLNPFEDRNIPLLIYSPKYIKPELDPQVSSQLDVIPTILGLVGKKVKFSSFGKDLLSHSARSKTGGSYFAFSSVIGWIENEYALYRSTEGELREAYPMPWSKNKSKCASIKETCDEYERKAKAFLNLSYELLNTNRIFPEK encoded by the coding sequence ATGATAAAAAGGCTACCTTCAAACCTTAGGATAATTTTATTTTACTCTTTCTGTTTTTTAATACTTTTAACTATTTTTAGATTTGCCTTACTCTTTATCTATATTTCCAAATTGGGAAATTCCCCAATTGGCGAGGTAATCATCTCGTTTTTGATCGGAATTCGTTTCGATCTATGCGTGATCTCGATCGTAATCGGTTTATCATGGATCCTATCTTCTTTTCATTACCCAAACCGTTGGAAAATCTATAGATATATTTGGGGAATTCTGCCAATCCCATTATTCTTATGGATGACCGGCCATTTGATCGGAGATACAATCTATTTCGGAGAGGCGGATAAACACCTAGGCTACGAAGGTTTTGTATTTTTAGGAAAAGACCTACTTATTCTAATAGAAGCCGCGGTAAAGAATGATACTTTAAAAGTAATTTTGGGATTGATCGGAATTTTTATAGGTCTTCCGACATTAATTTATCTTTTTATAAAGTACAATGGATACGAATATTCTTCTGAAAACAAGACCAGAGAATTGGCGCAGGTCCCTATCTCCATTATTTTATTATTACTTCTCTTCCGAGGAGGAACCCAATCAAGGCCGTTAAGATCCACAGAAGCAATCCATTCGGAAAATCCTTTCTTAAACCAACTTCCTTTAAATGGGGTATTCACTACGATCATGGATCTAAAATCCAAATCGATTCTTCCTGAATTAGAAATGTCTAAAGAAGAATCGATCCGGATCGTGCAAAAAGAGATCGATTATCCAGGCGCAAAGTTCATAGATCCTGAATATCCTCTTTTAAGAGAAACTTTAGAAACAAGAAAAGAAACTCCTCCAAATATAGTTCTTATTCTTTTAGAAAGCTGGACAGGAAAATTCCTGAAACCAAACGGAGATGGAATTGTTGGAGGAAAAGAACTAGCTCCCAATTTTAATTCTCTAACAAAAGAAGGCAGATATTTTCCCAGATTTTTTGCAACAGGTGGAAGAACAGTAAACGGGCTAATGTCAGTTCTCACAGGGATCCCGGATCGGCCAGGGATAACAGTTGTTAGGACCCATCAGGTGCTTGGAAATTTTGGAGGGCTTGGATCCTTACTAAAAACCTTGGGATATTCCACATACTTCGTGCATGGTGGAGATGTAGGATTTGATAATATGAGTTTTCTTTTCCCTCATTGGGGTTTCGACACGATCATTGGAAAAGAGGAAATCGAAAAAACAGGAAAATATAAATCGGGAGCCTGGGGATTCTATGATGGGGATGTATTAGAAGAACTTCATGCGACTATCGCAAAAGCAAAACAACCTTTTGCCGCAGTCAGTTTAACATTAACAACTCATTATCCTTATCAAGTTCCGGAAATAGGAGAAAATCCTTATCCGGAAACTATGAAAGATTCGGATTATTTTAATACTTACGCATATTCGGATAAATCCATTGGAAAATTTATGGAGAAGGCCAAAAAGTCTCCTTATTTCCAGAACACTATTTTTATTTTTGTAGCAGATCATACTCATCATAGAGATCTGAATCCATTCGAAGACCGTAATATTCCACTTTTGATCTATTCTCCTAAATATATAAAACCGGAATTAGATCCTCAAGTTTCTTCTCAACTGGACGTGATACCGACTATCCTAGGGCTCGTAGGTAAGAAGGTAAAATTTTCTTCCTTCGGTAAGGATCTACTTTCTCATTCAGCCCGATCCAAAACCGGCGGTTCTTATTTTGCATTTTCAAGTGTGATCGGTTGGATCGAGAATGAATATGCTCTTTATAGATCCACAGAAGGTGAACTCAGAGAAGCCTATCCTATGCCTTGGAGTAAGAACAAGTCCAAGTGTGCCTCTATTAAGGAAACCTGCGACGAATATGAACGGAAGGCAAAGGCGTTTTTGAATTTGAGTTATGAACTTCTGAATACGAATCGGATCTTTCCTGAGAAGTGA
- a CDS encoding FeoA family protein, whose protein sequence is MKSKLFELEEGESGKITGIKNESGKTGLVRNLLDMGFLPGTKITVVRKFQDQDKMIVKLGLVRLAIRKLEADLLELN, encoded by the coding sequence ATGAAATCCAAACTTTTCGAATTAGAAGAGGGAGAATCCGGTAAAATTACCGGAATTAAAAACGAATCCGGAAAAACGGGACTAGTACGAAACCTTTTAGACATGGGTTTTCTCCCCGGAACAAAAATCACTGTGGTCCGAAAATTCCAGGACCAAGATAAGATGATCGTAAAATTAGGCCTTGTCCGACTGGCCATTCGGAAATTAGAAGCGGACCTTCTGGAATTGAACTAG
- a CDS encoding helicase: MSGESVLLQELEKLELNDLKKTAALWNIPKLPFKEKNKNVKFLFDSFLDEFYLKGVLEKLTVLQVNIYTSILKNKNVLTLGEISRKVNIPPINVEMELNLLRKYQLVYQRKNRERLTNNLDKYHAYDELAALVSLDQNLKGDKYKVSVEKLLDRKKLTDISNEWKKAVKAPAKIDSIRKFITHATSDEAYEAAIVSLSELERDTVVRIYLSGGAADADDIRSFIVMSRGKYETIIPALVEKGMIADVCFVEEKFVRIFALPEELLKYIQNNPILPSVKKGTRQRQEKLATNELDFFLNTKKLLSYISRKGLVLAKSGKVKQADHKRTEQELLNPDISIFPEKSQIYQMELILPILKLLNLADIKGENIILRGDLDGFLAKDIFEIMKLVIHEVNEARMKRVNPPEVFQPTEMPFYDKMILDKCVNLIIKSKRIHLSVIFSNIIREHLIFSPGFRTKNFQTDLADLRKEIMSAIFYLHLFGLLEVEYPNRFLTLSKLGEYFFQTGELAGVTEKGGITINPDFSVIAFPEKVSIYGIHLLKAFTELKDYDRVYTFVLTKEAYQLGILLGYKTNEFVDFLKASSKAELAQNLLFLLEDWGGNLPVVEVAEDCVLVRTKDQNVMELLLGQIKGKKIVLDEIGPTAVLVDKTRVQDVITVAEKLNLIINLTR, translated from the coding sequence ATGAGTGGCGAATCAGTATTATTGCAAGAATTAGAAAAACTCGAACTGAACGACCTAAAGAAGACAGCCGCTCTCTGGAACATTCCAAAGCTTCCGTTCAAAGAAAAGAATAAGAACGTTAAGTTTCTTTTCGACAGCTTTCTAGATGAGTTTTACCTTAAAGGTGTACTGGAAAAACTTACTGTACTCCAAGTTAATATCTATACCTCTATCTTAAAAAATAAGAATGTTCTCACCTTGGGAGAAATCTCCCGTAAAGTAAATATTCCTCCAATCAACGTGGAGATGGAACTTAACCTTCTCCGCAAATACCAGCTCGTATACCAAAGAAAAAACAGAGAAAGACTTACCAATAACCTGGATAAGTATCATGCTTATGACGAGCTGGCTGCCCTTGTTTCGTTAGACCAAAATCTAAAAGGGGACAAATACAAGGTCTCCGTCGAAAAACTTCTAGATCGCAAGAAGCTGACAGATATTTCCAACGAATGGAAGAAGGCAGTCAAGGCTCCTGCAAAGATCGACAGTATTCGCAAGTTTATCACTCACGCGACTTCTGACGAGGCGTATGAGGCAGCTATCGTTTCCTTATCCGAATTAGAAAGGGACACTGTAGTCAGGATCTATCTAAGTGGCGGTGCTGCTGACGCAGACGATATCAGAAGTTTTATCGTGATGAGCAGAGGCAAATACGAGACAATCATTCCTGCATTAGTCGAAAAGGGAATGATCGCCGACGTTTGTTTCGTAGAGGAGAAGTTCGTAAGAATTTTCGCTCTACCGGAAGAACTTTTAAAATATATCCAAAATAATCCGATCCTTCCTTCCGTTAAAAAAGGAACTCGCCAAAGACAGGAAAAACTCGCCACTAACGAGTTGGATTTCTTCTTAAATACCAAAAAGCTTCTTTCTTATATTAGCAGAAAGGGCTTGGTCCTGGCAAAATCCGGAAAGGTAAAACAGGCGGATCATAAAAGAACAGAACAGGAATTATTAAATCCCGATATCAGTATCTTCCCGGAGAAAAGCCAGATCTATCAGATGGAACTTATCCTTCCTATACTGAAACTTCTGAACTTGGCGGATATTAAAGGGGAGAATATCATTCTAAGAGGGGACCTGGATGGTTTTCTCGCAAAGGATATATTCGAGATCATGAAACTCGTCATCCATGAGGTGAACGAGGCTAGAATGAAACGGGTAAATCCGCCTGAGGTTTTCCAACCTACTGAAATGCCTTTTTACGATAAGATGATTTTGGACAAATGTGTGAACTTGATTATCAAGTCTAAGCGTATTCATCTTTCTGTTATTTTCTCTAATATTATCAGGGAACATTTGATCTTCAGCCCTGGTTTCCGTACTAAAAATTTCCAGACTGATCTGGCGGATCTTCGTAAGGAGATCATGAGTGCGATCTTCTATCTGCATTTATTCGGATTATTAGAAGTAGAATACCCAAACCGTTTCTTAACTCTTTCTAAACTCGGAGAATATTTCTTCCAAACAGGAGAGCTTGCCGGTGTTACGGAGAAGGGTGGAATCACGATCAACCCGGACTTCTCCGTGATCGCATTCCCTGAGAAAGTTTCTATTTACGGAATTCATCTTTTAAAAGCGTTCACAGAATTAAAAGACTACGATCGAGTTTATACTTTCGTTCTTACCAAAGAAGCATACCAATTGGGAATTCTTCTGGGATACAAAACAAACGAGTTCGTAGACTTCTTAAAAGCTTCTAGCAAAGCGGAACTCGCTCAAAACCTTTTATTCTTATTAGAAGATTGGGGTGGCAACCTGCCTGTTGTGGAAGTAGCGGAAGATTGTGTACTGGTTCGCACCAAAGACCAGAACGTGATGGAACTTCTACTTGGTCAGATCAAAGGGAAGAAGATCGTTCTGGACGAGATTGGACCAACTGCAGTGCTTGTGGATAAAACTCGCGTCCAAGACGTGATCACAGTCGCAGAAAAACTGAACCTGATCATCAACCTTACTAGGTAA
- a CDS encoding N-acetylneuraminate synthase family protein, translated as MSFSKSFRLEDKWEIGPDSSPFIIAEIGLNHNADLELGKKTIRAAKQAGADAVKFQTYKTENFLDVKNPKAKVLVDIFQTYELSEKLHIEFQKTAKEEGLFFLSTPLDPGSVDLLVNLGVKALKIASGDIVNKQLLQKCAGTGLPLFLSSGAAEGFEVIRALELLESEKVKDLVLFHCVSLYPTPPEKANLQTLEYYKNIFNGPLGFSDHTSGSLAGALAVSLGASVLEKHFTLDKTLPGPDHTISVDPSELKSYVENARLAFQMRGEKKKVVQPQEAGGRFFGRRGLYADQNGNPISLRPDLSQEDKRYFDSWKLDEANSLVKQGKGPKPGESFLS; from the coding sequence ATGTCTTTTTCGAAAAGTTTTCGTTTGGAAGATAAATGGGAGATCGGTCCGGATTCTTCCCCGTTTATAATCGCTGAGATCGGATTGAATCATAACGCTGATCTGGAATTAGGAAAGAAAACTATCCGGGCTGCGAAACAGGCTGGCGCGGATGCGGTAAAATTCCAAACATATAAGACTGAAAATTTTTTAGATGTTAAAAATCCCAAAGCGAAAGTCCTCGTAGACATTTTCCAGACTTACGAACTTTCAGAAAAACTACATATTGAATTCCAAAAAACTGCAAAGGAAGAAGGTCTCTTCTTCTTATCCACTCCTTTGGATCCGGGAAGTGTGGACCTTTTAGTAAACTTAGGAGTGAAAGCTCTCAAGATTGCAAGCGGAGACATCGTAAACAAACAACTTCTGCAAAAATGTGCAGGCACAGGACTCCCATTATTTTTATCCAGCGGCGCTGCAGAAGGTTTCGAAGTCATTCGTGCATTAGAACTTTTGGAATCCGAGAAAGTAAAAGATCTAGTATTATTCCATTGTGTTTCTCTCTATCCGACTCCTCCGGAAAAAGCAAATTTACAAACTTTAGAATATTATAAAAATATATTCAATGGTCCTTTGGGTTTTTCGGACCATACTTCAGGGAGTCTTGCAGGAGCATTGGCAGTATCACTCGGTGCAAGCGTTTTAGAAAAACATTTCACTTTAGATAAAACTCTCCCCGGTCCGGATCACACTATTTCTGTAGACCCTTCCGAGTTAAAATCTTACGTAGAAAATGCAAGGCTCGCATTTCAAATGAGAGGAGAAAAGAAGAAGGTAGTGCAACCTCAGGAAGCGGGCGGCAGATTTTTTGGTAGAAGAGGATTATATGCAGACCAAAACGGAAATCCAATCTCACTCCGTCCCGACCTAAGCCAAGAAGATAAAAGATATTTTGATTCTTGGAAGTTAGATGAGGCAAATTCACTCGTCAAACAAGGTAAAGGTCCAAAACCGGGAGAATCTTTCTTATCTTAA
- a CDS encoding ABC1 kinase family protein, whose protein sequence is MPGFLDQLLQGVNSASRIVTSSYVFSTKTILLLKDLATGGSSSRNIPVRLREAFEELGATYIKLGQFIASAPSLFPEEIVTEMQKCLDSVRPLPFSEVQKVLKKELGRDYQKLFQSIDPVPMASASIAQVHSAVTKDGLDVVVKVQRPDIESALGADLNLLFLASKLFEIFVPGLNKSGLSEMVGMFQSSILEEIDFIKEANNCEEFERYLLSSGETRARVPKIYRELSTKKVLVMEKFYGAPITDETSLRKFSKDPSKTLSDALEIWFSTLSKSGFFHADVHAGNLMILRDGTVGFIDFGIVGRISSKVWEGLMIFLEGLALNRTDRIASGLVRMDGTASGIDEKKLAKDLETVFDQMSKMVLDIQMGELDAFDEKKMNTILFEFRDISDRNGLKIPKEFGLLIKQILYFDRYIKSFAPELDLIRDREKFIK, encoded by the coding sequence ATGCCAGGATTCCTCGATCAACTTCTGCAAGGGGTAAACAGCGCTAGTCGTATAGTGACCAGTAGTTATGTTTTTTCCACCAAAACCATCCTCCTTTTAAAAGATTTGGCTACAGGAGGAAGTAGTTCCCGTAATATTCCGGTCCGATTGAGAGAAGCGTTTGAAGAATTAGGCGCAACGTATATTAAATTAGGCCAGTTCATCGCTTCTGCCCCTTCTCTTTTCCCAGAAGAGATCGTAACAGAGATGCAAAAATGTTTGGATTCCGTACGACCACTTCCTTTCTCAGAAGTCCAGAAAGTATTAAAAAAAGAACTGGGTAGAGATTACCAAAAATTATTCCAAAGTATAGATCCGGTCCCGATGGCATCTGCGTCTATCGCGCAAGTCCATTCTGCAGTGACAAAAGACGGTTTGGACGTAGTCGTAAAAGTACAAAGACCGGATATCGAAAGTGCGTTAGGAGCTGATTTAAACCTTCTATTCTTAGCATCCAAACTATTCGAAATATTTGTGCCTGGGCTGAATAAATCTGGGCTTTCAGAAATGGTGGGAATGTTCCAATCTTCCATCTTAGAAGAAATAGATTTTATAAAAGAAGCAAACAATTGCGAAGAATTCGAAAGGTATCTTCTATCTTCCGGCGAAACCAGAGCAAGAGTTCCTAAAATTTACAGAGAACTTAGCACCAAAAAAGTTTTGGTCATGGAAAAATTCTACGGAGCTCCCATTACCGACGAAACTTCTCTTCGAAAATTCAGCAAAGATCCTTCCAAAACACTTTCAGATGCGTTGGAGATCTGGTTTTCCACACTTTCTAAATCAGGGTTTTTCCATGCGGACGTACATGCAGGAAACCTAATGATCCTAAGAGATGGAACAGTAGGTTTTATCGATTTCGGGATCGTGGGAAGGATTTCCTCCAAAGTTTGGGAAGGTCTAATGATCTTTTTAGAAGGACTCGCACTGAATAGAACAGACAGGATCGCAAGCGGTTTGGTCCGTATGGATGGAACTGCCTCTGGAATAGACGAGAAAAAATTAGCCAAGGATCTTGAGACTGTTTTTGACCAAATGAGTAAGATGGTCCTGGACATCCAAATGGGAGAGTTGGACGCTTTCGACGAGAAGAAGATGAATACTATTCTTTTCGAGTTCCGAGATATTTCGGATAGGAATGGATTAAAGATCCCCAAAGAGTTTGGACTTCTTATCAAACAAATCTTATACTTTGATAGATATATCAAATCTTTCGCGCCTGAATTAGATCTGATCCGGGATAGGGAAAAATTTATAAAATGA
- the feoB gene encoding ferrous iron transport protein B, which translates to MKLLNTEIQTPEQKTEKSRVLLTGNPNCGKSTLFNRLTGLRQKTGNYHGVTVEKAEGTIHTDDRTVHIVDLPGAYSLGGESEDKQVTTRILLSRDTEDKLIFVLDAVAIERGLQFLLQVSSLKIPMIVAVTMNDTLEKKGVHLDLKVLSKAFGVSFYFVNPRSGEGVEVFEKVLTDPSSYKTPDPDFSWDKKRTALIESVLSKLSVDDPDSVRFVLENSFKEFSGESLQTGLPSSKFFPEQTRNFIHSEWEKSKLEFSYGEELVQRSIWIKKLLSKAVSGSEIAEKGILGFADKILLHPIWGLTIFLGIMALVFQFLFTWSELPMDWIETRISDLADWTGNYLPEGPVRSLIQEGMIGGVGAVLVFIPQISLLFLFIGIMEESGYIARASFLMDRFMGRFGLSGKSFIPLLSSAACAVPAIMGTRTIENKADRLTTILVSPLITCSARYPVYILVIGTVFSAEPVFGIFSPKVLALFGLFLLGMFASMGAAFLFKKTFFRSEPAYFLMELPRYQWPSLKSLFFTVYKKIKAFIGNAGKVILFISIILWFLANYPRVEGLKNQNLSSSQVKSLQISESYAGRMGKMMEPILEPIGFGWKMGLGIITSFAAREVMVSTLSIVYGVQGEDSEDENLRSALRKDKDPETGKPVWTIASALSLLVFFAFACQCMSTLAVVRKETNSLFWPVFMFTYMTVLAYTSSFLVFHFSKSLGWN; encoded by the coding sequence ATGAAATTATTAAATACTGAAATACAGACTCCGGAGCAAAAAACAGAAAAATCCAGAGTTTTACTTACTGGAAATCCAAACTGCGGAAAGTCCACATTATTCAACAGACTTACAGGACTTAGACAAAAAACGGGAAACTATCACGGAGTCACCGTAGAAAAGGCAGAAGGTACCATCCATACAGACGATAGGACCGTGCATATAGTAGACCTTCCTGGAGCTTATAGTTTAGGCGGAGAATCGGAAGATAAACAGGTAACAACCCGCATTCTTCTTTCTAGAGATACGGAAGACAAACTCATCTTCGTATTGGATGCAGTTGCAATCGAAAGAGGACTCCAATTTTTACTACAGGTATCTTCGCTGAAGATACCTATGATAGTTGCAGTCACAATGAATGATACCTTAGAAAAGAAGGGAGTTCATTTAGATCTCAAAGTTTTATCGAAGGCCTTCGGAGTTTCTTTCTATTTCGTAAACCCAAGATCAGGAGAAGGTGTAGAAGTTTTCGAAAAAGTCTTAACAGACCCTTCTTCGTACAAAACGCCCGATCCTGATTTTTCCTGGGATAAAAAAAGGACCGCGCTGATCGAATCCGTACTTTCTAAACTTTCCGTAGACGATCCGGATTCTGTTAGATTCGTTCTGGAAAATAGTTTTAAAGAATTCAGCGGAGAAAGTTTACAAACAGGACTTCCTTCTTCCAAATTTTTCCCAGAACAAACTCGAAATTTCATCCATTCTGAATGGGAAAAATCTAAATTAGAATTTTCTTATGGAGAAGAGTTGGTCCAAAGATCCATCTGGATCAAAAAACTTTTATCCAAAGCAGTTTCAGGCTCTGAAATCGCCGAAAAAGGGATTTTAGGATTTGCCGATAAAATACTTTTGCATCCGATCTGGGGGCTTACGATCTTTTTAGGTATCATGGCGCTCGTATTCCAATTCTTATTCACCTGGTCAGAATTGCCAATGGACTGGATAGAGACTAGGATCAGTGATCTTGCAGATTGGACAGGGAATTATTTACCGGAAGGACCGGTGCGTTCCCTCATCCAAGAAGGAATGATAGGAGGAGTTGGTGCGGTTTTAGTTTTTATCCCTCAAATTAGTCTGCTCTTCTTATTCATAGGGATCATGGAAGAAAGCGGATATATCGCGAGAGCTTCTTTTCTTATGGATAGATTCATGGGGAGATTCGGACTTTCAGGAAAATCATTTATACCATTACTTTCCAGCGCGGCCTGTGCAGTCCCTGCGATTATGGGAACCCGGACCATAGAGAACAAAGCGGACAGGCTAACTACAATTTTAGTATCACCTCTTATCACCTGCTCCGCCAGATATCCAGTTTATATTTTAGTTATAGGAACAGTTTTCTCTGCAGAACCTGTTTTTGGGATCTTCTCTCCGAAAGTCCTAGCGTTATTCGGTCTTTTCCTATTGGGAATGTTTGCTTCGATGGGAGCTGCGTTCTTATTTAAAAAAACTTTTTTCAGATCTGAACCAGCTTACTTTTTGATGGAGCTCCCTAGATACCAATGGCCTTCTCTCAAAAGTTTATTTTTTACAGTTTATAAGAAGATCAAAGCTTTTATTGGAAACGCAGGAAAAGTAATCTTATTCATTTCTATCATTCTATGGTTCTTGGCAAATTATCCAAGGGTAGAAGGTCTTAAGAACCAAAACTTAAGTTCTTCCCAGGTAAAGTCCTTACAAATCTCCGAATCATACGCAGGACGAATGGGAAAAATGATGGAGCCGATTTTAGAACCGATAGGTTTCGGTTGGAAGATGGGACTCGGGATCATTACTTCATTCGCAGCGAGAGAAGTAATGGTATCCACATTGTCCATCGTATACGGGGTCCAAGGAGAAGATTCCGAGGATGAAAATCTAAGGTCTGCACTCAGAAAAGATAAAGATCCTGAAACCGGAAAACCTGTTTGGACGATTGCAAGCGCACTTAGTTTACTTGTGTTTTTTGCATTCGCCTGCCAATGTATGTCTACTCTTGCGGTTGTAAGAAAAGAAACAAATTCACTTTTCTGGCCGGTTTTTATGTTCACATACATGACGGTTCTTGCATATACTTCTTCTTTTTTAGTTTTCCATTTTTCTAAATCTTTAGGCTGGAATTAA